One Aquarana catesbeiana isolate 2022-GZ linkage group LG06, ASM4218655v1, whole genome shotgun sequence genomic region harbors:
- the LOC141147411 gene encoding taste receptor type 2 member 40-like: MLSPDSISILVSSVLGLGLAIPSNTCIVMGNLDIIRKKGKLSPTDVIFLAKGIVNILLQCVLSIEGMIYVLCWAFLSVKELSGFLNTSLYVLMYYNFWLTFWLSAHYCTSITNLSYGFFIWLKRIVSNFLNQLLFLTALGMFIVRVPGSLVVNAESIQPSENRTEDSGKMFHEIFSYRVPANFLGIILPFCLSLLCLVLTSSFLLRHVWRVKNNDSGSTRPNLQAHVTALRTIFFLLLISTFFCMSQLDVFFQNSQTFPAVCWNLQILSPPVEAAVIFQASNKLRRIILRRFWTRSQNTET; the protein is encoded by the coding sequence ATGTTGTCTCCGGACTCTATATCTATTTTAGTCTCTTCAGTCTTGGGACTCGGCTTGGCAATCCCTTCTAACACTTGTATTGTGATGGGTAACCTGGACATCATCAGAAAGAAAGGGAAGTTGAGTCCCACTGATGTGATCTTTCTGGCTAAGGGGATTGTGAATATTCTCCTCCAGTGTGTGCTGAGTATAGAGGGAATGATCTATGTCTTGTGTTGGGCATTCTTATCTGTTAAAGAATTAAGTGGATTTTTGAACACATCACTTTACGTCCTAATGTATTATAACTTCTGGTTGACCTTCTGGCTCTCGGCTCATTACTGTACCAGCATCACCAACCTCAGCTATGGGTTCTTCATCTGGTTAAAGAGAATTGTGTCAAATTTCCTGAATCAACTTCTATTCCTGACAGCACTTGGGATGTTCATTGTGAGAGTTCCGGGCTCCTTAGTTGTCAATGCAGAAAGTATCCAGCCTTCTGAGAACAGAACAGAAGACTCTGGTAAAATGTTCCATGAAATATTTTCCTATCGTGTGCCTGCAAACTTCCTAGGCATCATTCTGCCATTCTGCCTTAGTCTTCTGTGCCTGGTCCTCACTTCCTCCTTTCTGCTCAGACACGTCTGGAGGGTGAAGAATAATGACTCTGGATCAACACGTCCAAATCTTCAGGCTCATGTCACTGCACTGAGGACAATCTTCTTCTTACTTCTCATTTCCACATTCTTCTGCATGTCTCAACTggacgttttttttcaaaattcccaAACATTCCCAGCAGTCTGTTGGAATTTACAAATATTATCTCCACCGGTGGAGGCTGCCGTCATCTTCCAGGCCAGCAACAAGTTGAGAAGGATCATTCTGAGAAGATTCTGGACCAGAAGCCAGAACACAGAGACCTAA